A window of Mycolicibacterium holsaticum DSM 44478 = JCM 12374 genomic DNA:
GGTTTTGGCCGCACCCGACCGCAGCATGGCCCTGGTCATCTCGGGTCTGGCTCTCGCGGTGGCGCTGCTGGGTTTGCGGTGGTACCTGGTGCGCGATCCGACCGCGGGTGCGGCCGAAGCCCCGGTCGACGACGCCGCAGAGTCGCTGCGCCGCTGGTTGTCCCGCACCGAGACGTTGATCAGCAGGGCGGACTCCACCCGAAGGGACTGGGACCGCCACCTGCGGCCCATGCTCGCGCGACAGTTCGAAATGGCATCGGGGCAAAAGCGGCTCAAGGACCGCGCGGCGTATGCCGCCACCGGCGAGATGCTCTTCGGCGCGCAGCTGTGGGCATGGGTGGACCCGGAGAACGTCGCGCGCAGCGACGCCAACGAACCGGGCCCCGGCCGCGCGGCCCTTGACGAGATCCTGCAACGGCTGGAGCGGATATGACCATGGGCCTTCCGGCGGCGACCACCACCGCCAACTGCGAAACCGTGCTCGACGAGATCGGGCGCGTGGTGGTCGGCAAGCGCGGTGCGCTGACGCTCATCCTCACCACCGTGCTGGCCGGCGGGCACGTGCTGATCGAAGACCTGCCCGGCCTCGGCAAGACGTTGATCGCGCGGTCGTTCGCCGCCGCGCTCGGGTTGCAGTTCAAGCGGGTCCAGTTCACCCCGGACCTGCTGCCCGCCGATCTGCTCGGCTCGACGGTCTACGACATGCAGTCGGGCCGGTTCGAGTTCCGGCCCGGGCCGATCTTCACGAACCTGCTGATGGCCGACGAGATCAACCGCACGCCACCCAAGACCCAGGCAGCGCTTCTGGAGGCGATGGCCGAACGCCAGGTGAGCATCGACGGCGTCACGCACCGACTGCCCGCCCCGTTCATCGTGCTGGCCACCGACAACCCCATCGAGTACGAGGGCACCTATCCACTGCCCGAGGCGCAACTCGACCGGTTCACGATCCGCCTCGAGCTGAACTATCTCTCTGAGCCCGAGGAGGTTTCGATGCTGCGCCGGCGCATCGACCGGGGATCGACGGAGCCGGCGGTGGGCCAGGTGGTCGACGCCGACGAGCTGATCGCCATGCGGGAATCGGTGGAACAGGTGACCGTGCACGACGACGTGCTGCGCTACGTGGTGTCGCTGGCCGCGGCCACCCGCCAGCATCCGCAGATCGCCGTCGGCGCCAGCCCGCGCGCCGAACTCGACCTGGTCCAGCTGGCCCGCGCCCGCGCGCTGCTGTTCGGCCGCGACTATGTCATCCCCGAAGACGTGAAATCCCTTGCCGTTCCGGCGATCGCCCACCGCATCAGCCTGCGGCCGGAGATGTGGGTGCGTCGCGTGCACGGCAGCGACGTGGTCCAGGAACTGCTGCGCCGCCTGCCGGTACCGCGAGCCGAAGCCTGACGCGCCGTGACCGAAGCCCGCGCCGCTGACGCCGAATTGACTTGGCGCGCCTCACCTCTGACGGCAGCGCTGGTGACGTGCGCGGCGGTGGCATTCGTGGTGGCGGTGATCGGCGGGTGCTGGCAGCTGGTGGCGTTCGCGGCGCCGCTGATCGGGGTGTTGTGCTCGATCGGGTGGCAGCGGCCGGTGCCGTCGGCGCGGGTGCATGCCCAACCCGGCGCGCACCGCTGCTTCGAGACCGAACAGGTGCGTGTCACGGTGTGGGCCGACGCAGAACCGGAAACGGTGTTCGTCGCCGTCTCGGCGGCCACGGGGATGCAATGCGACGTCGTCGAACGTGGGCCGCGACAGACCGTCGAGGTGAGCGCCGACCGTTGGGGCCGTTACCCCATCCGGGCGCACCTGCGGGTGGCCGCGCGCGGCGGCCTGCTGGAAGGCCGCGGGGTCGTCGACGCTGCCACCGTCTACGTCTTTCCTCAGGCCCCGCCGCAACCGACGGCGATTCCGCGCACCGAACTGCTGGACCGCCTCGGCACGCACCTGACCCGGCATATCGGCCCCGGCGTCGAGTACGCCGACGTGCGCAGATACGTTCCCGGCGACCAACTGCGCACGGTCAACTGGCCGGTCAGCGCGCGTCGGGGCAGCCTGCACGTCACCCAGCGGTTGACCGACCGCGCCGCCGACGTGGTGGTGCTCGTCGACAACTATCCGCAACCCGCGGGGCCCGCGACCGAGGCCGCCGACCGCACCGCCAGGGGCGCCGTGCAGGTGGTGCAGAGCGCGCTGCGCGGCGGTGACCGCGCCGGCGTCGTCGCCCTGGGGGACCGGCAGCCGCGCTGGCTCGGCGCCGACATCGGCCGTCGGCAGTTCTACCGGGTGCTGGATGCGATGCTCGCCGTCGACGACGGGTTCGAGACCACGCCGGGCACGCTGGCGCCCCGCGCGGCGGTGCCGCCGGGTGCGATCGTGGTGGCGTTCTCGACGATGCTGGACACCGAATTCGCGTTGGCGCTCATCGATTTACGCAAACGCGGGCACACCGTCGTCGCCGTCGACGTGCTGGAGGGTGCCCCGTTCGCCGAAGACACCGACCGTCTGGTCGCCAGGATGTGGGCGCTGCAGCGGTCGTTCATGTACCGCGACATGGGCACCATCGGTGTCGATGTGGTGTCGTGGCGTGCGGTGGATACGCTGGAGGCGGCGATGCAGCTGGTACCCGACCATCGGCGCCCGGTGGGGAGACCGCGGTGAACCGCGCGATGGCTATGGCGGTGAACCGGGCGATGTCAACCGCGTTCGGGTTGGTGATGGTGGCGGCGTCGGCGGTGCAGGCCGACGACATCGCGCTGGTGGTGGCCGGGCTGGCTGCGCTTGCGGTGCTGGCGGGCAGCGTGTTTCGGCCGTGCGCGACGCTGGCGGTGCTGCTGGCCGGGGCGGTGTTGGTGCTCGCCGACGCCGCGCCGATGCTGGCGGCGTTGTGCGGGTTGACGGCGGCGGGCTACTTGGTGTTGCGGCATGCGGGCACCGCGACGGCGCCGACAGTGATCGCAGCGGTGGGATTCGGCGCCGTCGGGCTGGCCGCGGTGTCGGTTGCCGCGGAGTTGCCGTGGCTGCCGCTGGTGGCTCCGGTCGCGGTGCTGGGTTTGGTGGTGCTGGTGACCCGGCCGTACTGGGCCGACCGATAGACTCCAGCGTGCCTCAATTCCACACTGGCGCTGGCAAAGTCAGCACAACGCTTAGTTGCAGGGAGCAGCGACATGCCGTCCGATGTGCGTAGGGCCATAACCGGAGCATCGATCGGCAACGCCGTCGAATGGTTCGACTTCGCGATCTACGGCTTCCTTGCGACGTTCATCGCGGCGAACTTCTTTCCCGCGGGCAACGAAACCGCCGCGCTGCTCAACACATTCGCGATCTTCGCGGCGGCGTTCTTCATGCGTCCGCTGGGCGGGTTCGTGTTCGGTCCGCTCGGCGACCGGATCGGTCGCCAGCGCGTCCTGGCGATCGTCATTCTGCTGATGTCGGCGGCAACGGTGGCCATCGGGCTACTGCCGACCTACGCCTCGATCGGCGTCGCCGCGCCGCTTCTGCTGCTGCTGCTGCGCTGCCTGCAAGGGTTCTCGGCAGGCGGCGAGTACGGCGGCGGCGCGGTGTATCTGGCCGAGTTCGCATCGGACAAACGCCGCGGGCTGACCGTCACGTTCATGGCGTGGTCGGGGGTGCTGGGCTTCCTGCTCGGCTCGGCGACCGTGACGCTGTTGCAGGCGCTGCTGCCCGCCGCGGCGATGGAGAGTTACGGCTGGCGCATCCCGTTTCTGATCGCCGGGCCGCTGGGCCTTGTCGGCCTGTACATCCGGCTGCGCCTGGACGACACCCCGCAGTTCGCCGAACTCAGCAAGACCGATCAGATCGCCGAGTCGCCGCTGCGGGAGGCCGTCACCACGGCGTGGCGCCCGATCCTTCAGGTGATCGGGTTGTTCATCGTGTTCAACGTCGGCTACTACGTGGTGTTCACGTTCCTGCCCACCTACTTCATCAAGACGCTCGAGTTCTCGAAGACCAGCGCGTTCGTCTCCATGACGCTGGCCAGCCTGGTGGCGCTGATCCTCATCCTTCCGCTGGCCGCGCTGTCGGACCGGATCGGCCGCAAACCGATGCTCATCGGGGCCTCGGTGACCTTCGCGGTGCTGGGCTATCCGCTGTTCCTGTTGCTGAACTCGGGTTCGCTGACGGCGGCGGTCATCGCGCACTGCTGTCTGGCCGCGATCGAATCCGTCTACGTGTCCGCGGCGGTGTCGGCCGGCGTCGAGCTGTTCGCCACCACCGTGCGCTACAGCGGCTTCTCCATCGGATACAACCTCTGCGTGGCCGGGTTCGGCGGCACCACACCGTATGTGGTCACCTGGCTGACCGCCGAAACCGACAACCCCGTGGCACCGGCGTTCTACCTGATCGTGGCGGCGGTGGTGTCGCTGGCCGCGGTGTTGACGATGCGCGAGACCGCGGCGCGCCCGCTGCCGCAGACCACCGACCAGCCGGTGCCCGCACCGCTCGGCAGGTAGGCCGGCGCACCCGGCACGGCTATCGTGGGGCCATGAAGGTTCGGGTGCTGCCCTACATCTCGGTGGAGATCGACGACCGGCTTCGCCGCAGGCTGCGCGTGGCAGGCGATCGGTTCCGGGTCAATGTCCGGGCGTACCTGCGCAGCGCGGCCGACGACGTCGACGTGGCCAGCGACCGGGTGCGCGGGTTGTGCGACCGCGCCGTCACCCGGGTCGACACCGTCGTCGCGTCGGTCAACGACAAGATCGCACCGACACCCCAGCCGACGCCCCACGCGCCGCCACGGCTGCGCGTGGTCGGAGGCCGCGAGGCGAGCTAGCCGGTTCGTGCGCCGCCGACCCGGTTGCCGACGAAGAACCCGCCGACCAGAATCACCAGCCCGATGACCGCCACCGGGATGGTCCAGGTCCGACGCTGGGACACCGCCGACTCGCACTGTGCGACGTAGTCGGTGTGCGGAATCAGCTCGTTGAGCACCGGCAGGTTGACCGGATTGCGGTTGTCCACGTTGCGGGCGGGCGCATAGTCCGCGGCGACCGCGTTACCGCAACCGATCTTCTGATTGTCGGGTCCGGCGATCGATACGGGTACCAGAAGACCGATGACACCGATTACCAACACGACCGCACCCAGTAGCAACACCAACCGTCGCATGTTCATGATCGATCAATGCCCAATTGGCCGGGCGCCGAAACGTGCCCGCCGCCGGGGGCCTCACACCGACTGCGCGGCGCATCGGCCATTATGGTCTGCTTGTCCGGTGTGCCGACCATGGTCTGAAGGGAGCTGAACGCTTTGGTAAGCCATGGTCTGGCCGTACTTCTGGCCCTGCTCGCCGCGGTGTTCCTGGCGATCGGCATCGTGGTGCGCCAGCGCGCCACCATGGACGTCGCACCCGAGCACGGGGTGAGCAGCGTGATGGTGCTCACGTTGTTGCGCAGGCCGCTGTGGTGGGCGGGCACCGCGGCGGCGGTGACCGGGTTCTGCTTTCAGGCGCTCGCGCTGGTGTTCGGTTCGCTGCTGCTGGTCCAGCCCATCCTGGTGTCCGCGCTGCTTTTCGCGCTGCCGCTGAGCGCGCGGCTGGCCAATCGCCGCGTCACCCGCGGTGAATGGCTGTGGGCGTCGGCGCTGACCGCCGCGCTGGGGGTGTTCGTCGTGCTGGCCAAGACCCGGCCCGGTGACTACGAGGCCTCCGCGCCGCTGACGGCTGTCGTCGCGCTGGTGTGCGTCGCGGCGGTGACCGCATGCGTGGTGGTGGCGGTCCGCCGCCCGGGCTGGCGGCGCGCCGTGCTGCTGGCCGTCGCCGTGGGCGTGCTCTTCGGCGTCGTCGCGGTGCTGACCAAGGTTGTCATGCACATGCTCACCCACAACGGGCTGCTGGCAGTGCTCAGCACGCCGATACCGTATCTGCTTGTGCTGCTGGGGGTTATCGCGGTGTTTCTGCAGCAGTCGGCTTTCCACGCCGGCTCGTTGCAGACGTCGGTGCCCACGATGCTGGTGCTCGAACCGGTCATCGCGGTGGTGCTCGGCGCGGTGGTGCTCGGGGAACACATGACGGTCAACGGCGTCAAGGCCGCGGCGATCACGGTCGCGGTCGTCGCGATGATGGCGTCGACCATCGCGCTCGGTCGCGAGGAGGGCGCGCTGGAGGAAGAACTCGAGGCCGCCGTGGCGGGCCGGGCCGACACTTAGCCCGCGCGCCGTCGACGACCGGCGCCGGCGGTGGGTCAACCGCGGCTTGTCGTTGGCAGTCGGAATGACATCTCCACCGTCGTACCCGCCGGCGTCCCGTCGAGATCCACCCCGTCGCTGACCGCGCGCATCAGCATCAGGCCCCGCCCTCTGGTGCCCGGGTCGGCAGGCGGTGTCTTCCACGAACCCCCGTCGATGACGCGGATGTGCATCTCGTGGCCGCGGATGTCGGCCTCCACCCGCATGCGGCCGGGATCGCGGCCGCGGTAAGCGTGTTCGACGCAGTTCGAGCACGCTTCGTTGACCACCAGCACGATGTCGTCGGCGAGTTGGTCGGGTACGTCGTTGCCGCGCAGCCAGGCGGCCAGCCGGTGCCGCACCTCGCTCAACCGGATCGCCGCGGCCTCGGTGTCGATACGCAGCGGCGCGCGCTCCAGCCGGTAGAGCACGATCGCGACATCGTCGTCGAAACCGTTGTCCGGCATCAGCTTTGCCAGCACCGCATCGGCGACCGATTCGATCGGTTGAGCGGTGGTTTCGGCGAGCACCTCGCCGAGACGTTCGATCTGGCTGTCGATCGCGTCGCCGCGCCGTTCGACCAGCCCGTCGGTGTAAAGCAACAGCGTCGAACCCGACGTCAGCGCCCGGGTCGCCTGCGGTCGGGGCTCCTCACTCTGCACGGCCAACGGCACCGAACGCCCGTCGGTCAACAGTTCCGGCGGCGACGCGCCTGTGATGAGCACCGGCGGCACATGGCCGGCGTTGCTGTAGTGCACCGACCCGGTTTCGGTGTCGATCACCGCCACGAACACCGTGGTGCAGAACGCAGCCGGGATCAACTCGGCCACCGAGTCGAGGTGTGCCAGCACGTCCGACGGCTCTGCGCCCGTCAGCAGCAGCGCCCTGGCCGACGCGCGGAGCTGGCCCATCACCGCGGCGGCCGACAGCCCGCGGCCCACACAGTCGCCGACGACCACACCGATGCGCTGTTCGGCGACGGGCAGCACATCGTAGAAGTCGCCGCCGATCTCCAGCGGCGAGACGGCCGGTTCGTAGCGCACGACGAACCCGGCGGGAAGCGTGCTGGGCGCGAGCATCGAGCGCTGCAGCGTCAGCGAGGTCTCCCTGGCGCTCTCGAACTGGCGGACGTGCTGCATCGCCAGACCCAGATGCCCGACGAGCGCGCTGACCAGCCGCCGGTCCTCGGTGCTGACCACGCGCGGCCGGTGGTGCTCCAGGCAGATCACGACGTCGCGCTTACTGGACAGCGCCGCCGCGAAGCCTCGGGTGGTGCCCGCGCTGGGTGCGGCACCGACCGTGTTGACGGTCAGCGGCAGCCAGTCGCGGGCGTCGTCGAAGGTGCGTTGCCAGTCGGGATCCAGCTCGTCCCAACTCGAGACGGCGGGGTCACCGGCCACGTGGATCGTCGGATCACCGTCGGTGTGCGGCCAGATGACGGCGATCACCCGCGCGACGTCCAGCGGGGAAGCGCACTGCGCCAACAGGATCGACAGCACCTCGTCGACGTTCGTGGCGAGGCTGACCGCCGTCGCCAGCCGGGCCACCGCGCCGTCACGCGCCGCCGCCGCGCGCGGAGCGGTGATGTCGCGCACCGTGCCGACATAGGCCATCCGGTCCGAGGCATGCTCGGCGATCACGTTCATGCTGAGCACCACCCAGCGGCTGCGGCCGTCGCGATGCCGGATCGCGATCTCGGCGGTGCCCGCGCCGCGCCGGGCCACCTCCGACAGATGCTGGTTCGCCGTTGCCGGATCCTCCACCCACGGATGAGGCATCTGGTAGGGCAGGTCGTCGGCGCCGTATCCGGTGATGTCGGCGAACGCGTCGTTGATCTCGACGATCGTTCCGGTGTCGTCGGCGACGAAAAATCCTTCCTGAAGGGAGTTCACCAGCGCGGTGCGGAACGCGTCGCGGTCGGCGAGGTTGTCGGCGCGGGCTCGCTGCTGTGCGTAACGCTTTGTGCCGTCGAGGAATCCGCGGGTGGCGATGTCGAGCGCCGCCAGGGTTTGCAGCAGGAACTGAAGCGCGCCGCCCGGGCCCGCGTCGGTGTCCGGGCCGCCGGCGCTGACCAGCCGCCAGTGGTTCTCGATGATCTCGAGCATGCTCATCCGCTCGATCAGCGCCTGACGTCCGAGGTCGTGCCCCACGGCAAGCACCGCTTCGTCGCCGCTGCGCAGGTAGGCGTTCAGCGCCTCGGCGTACCGCGTGTAGAAGTCGCTTGCATGCCTAACCATCGTCGGGCACCCACTTCCACATCTCGATCACGGTGCCCCGACCGGGCCTCGATTCGATTTGCAGCCGGTCCATCAGCCTGCGGGCCCCCGGCAGGCCCAGCCCGAGCCCCCGGCCGGTGGAGTAGCCGTCCTCCATCGCACGTTCCACATCGGCGATTCCGGGCCCGTCGTCCTCGGCGTACACCACCAGCGCCTGCCTGCCGTCTCGGAGCTGCACGCCGATGCGGATTTCGCCGTGGCCCGCGTAGCTGGTGATGTTAAGGGCGATTTCGGAGATGGCGGTCGCGATCATCGTGACGTCGGTCAGCGAGAACCCGAGCTGCCTGGCCAGCTCGTGGCCTGCCTGGCGGGCGGTCACGATATCGGTCGAGTCGCTGATGTCGACAACGAAGTCCGTCGCCACCGTCACTCCTGGTGCGCAGCGGCCTGGCGCGGTACCGGCTCACCCGTTGGTGTGGCGAAGGAGGGATCGGACATCCAACCTCCCAGCTCTACGACGGGCTCGGCATTAATCGGCGCACGCGTCCTACCGTGACATTAGCCTGCACTTAGATCATGGAGCCGTCGAAGCATTGATCTGCGTTCGGGGGCAAGCGCTAAGCTCTGCGCACTGCCGTCGTCAGTGGCGGCGCCCACGAAACGAAGGACCGCCCTTGCCAGGTACTGATCCGATTACCACGTCGGTCACCCACCAGGATGGGGTCGCCGTCGTGGCGGTCGGCGGTGACGTCGACGTAGCCACCGTCGCCGCTCTGGAAGCGTCGATCACCGACGCGCTGGCCGCCAAGCCCACCGCGTTGGTCATCGACCTGTCCGACGTCGACTTTCTCGCCTCGGCGGGCCTACAGACACTGGTGGCCACCAACGAAGCCGTCAGCAAGACCACCGCGTTCGCGGTCGTCGCCAACGGTCCCGCGACCAGCAGGCCCATCCAGTTGACGGGGCTGGACAGCGTCTTCTCGCTGTACTCGACGCTGGCCGAAGCCCTCGCCGCGGTCGGCGCCGCGTCCCAGAATTAGTCGACAGGCGCTGACCACGGCATTCCATTACAGTTTCACTGGCCGGTGGTGATCTTGGTACACCGCTGGCGTAGGTCGGGACAGATGGGACTGAACACTATGAGGCCTGGTCTTTTGCGGCGGCGGGTGGCGGCGGTCGCCGGCGGTGCCGCGATCGCGGCGATGGTGCTGACGACCGCGTCGTGCGCCGGCGAGGAATCGACACCCGAGGAAACCACCACCACGACGACCACGACCACCACCACGGCGCCGCCGGCCACCCCCGTCGATCCGGGCCCGCCGACCGAGAAGGCGCCGCGCATCGAGCCGGGGCCCAACCCGTTCTCGCCGACGGTGAAGGCACCGCCTGCGCCGACGGCCATCCCCGGCGACCACTGACCGCAGGCCGGATCGGTTCGGGCGGACGCTGACGTCCGTGGGTGTGCGGCGATTCGGCATGCTCGCGCTTCTGGCGGCGGGCGTGCTGGTGTTCGCCGCCGACCTGCGGCCAGCGGCGCCGCCCGACGACACCATCGCCGGACCGTACGCCTACCTGCTGGCCAGCTCGACCGATCTGGGGCCGTCGCGCAACGGCGACGCCCAACTGACCCTGGCCCTGCACCGCAGGGACCGTCCGGCCGCGGTGTTCGACTGGGCCGAACGCCGGGACCTGACCGTGCGATGGCAGCAGGGGGCGAACTGGGCCGTCGTCGAAGGCGCCGCGCAGAGCCTGGCGCGCGCGTTCGGCGTCGAGGTGCACGACTACCGGGGCAGGCGCGGGCAGGTGTTCTACGCGTCCCCGCAGCAGCCGCGGGTGCCTGACGTGTTGCGCGGCGACGTCGACGAGCTCGGCAGGATCCTGGGTTACATCCCGCACCACACCTCGCACCTTCCGATGGTGCCGCTGGACGTGCCGGACAAGGGGTTGTCGCCGGTCGCGCTGCGGCACGCCTACAACCTCGACCCGCTGACCGCCGACGGCTACACCGGCAAGGGCGTCACGATCGTGTTCTTCGCGTTCGACGGCTTCGAACAGGCCGACCTCGACCTCTTCGCCGACACGTTCGGGTTGCCGCGGTTCACCCCCGAGGTCGTCGGCGGCGACCTCGACACGCCGCGCGGCGAGACCACGATGGACCTGCAGGTGGCGCACGCGGTGGCGCCCGATGCGCGCAAGGTTGTCGTCAACGCCCGTTCGACCGTCGCCGGGGACGGGACGTTCGAGAAGGTCGGCGAGTTGTTCGCCGAGACCGACCGGCGGTTCCCCGGTGCGGTGTGGAGCCTGTCGATCGGCTGGGGGTGCGACAGGCTGATCACCGCCGCCGACGTCGCGCCGGTGCGGTCGGCGTTGGCGGCCGCGCATGACAACGGCACGACGGCGTTCAACGCCAGCGGTGACCTGGCCGGGATGGAATGCAAGGGCGGCGACGAATGGTCGTCGCCGCCGGGGGAGGACGACGTCGGGCTGGACTCGGTGGCGTCGCTACCGGAGGTCACCGACGTCGGTGGCACGACGTTGTCCACCGCAGCCGACGGCCGTTGGCTTGCCGAGCAGGCCTGGTTCGACGTGCCGCTGTCGGTGGGTACCGGCGGCGGGGTGTCGGCGTTGTTCGACCGACCCGAGTGGCAGCGCGACGTGTTGCCCGATGAGAACCCCGACCGCAGGCTGACCCCCGACGTCGCGGCGGTGGCCGACCCGTTCACCGGGGTGCGCATCGTGTTCAAACAAACCCAGCTGGTCGGCGGTGGCACGTCGCAGTCGGCGCCCATCTGGGCCGGCTTCGCCGCGGTGATGAACCAGTACCTGCTCGCCAACGGCGGCCAGGCCATCGGTGACCTCAACCCCAAGCTGTACCGCATCGCGGCAGGCGCGCCGCTGCCGGCGTTCCGCGACGTCACCCTCGGCGGCAACGCGGTCGCCGACGCCGCCGCCGGCTACGACCTGGTGACCGGGCTCGGCACTCCCGACGTCGACAACCTGGTACGAAACCTCTTGACGCTGCAGGAGTCCGGCGAATGAGGGTCAGCGAGAAGCCGGAGGCGGATCGCGCATGAGCGACGCCGATCAGGTCCCGACGGCCGAGTGCCGGGTGTGTCAGACCGACGTCCCCGCCGGCGAGTACTGCGGGCTGTGCGGGTGCCATCTGACCCCGCGTCGTGCCGAGGGGCCGGATTGGCTGCGGGTGCGCGACTACGGTGCGGCACCCGACGAACACCTGCTGCAGCCGTCGCCGACCAGCTCGCTGTTTCCGCATCTGCCGCAGCGCTCCCGCACCGCGTTTCGACTCGGGCTGGTGGTGCTGCTGG
This region includes:
- a CDS encoding AAA family ATPase, which gives rise to MGLPAATTTANCETVLDEIGRVVVGKRGALTLILTTVLAGGHVLIEDLPGLGKTLIARSFAAALGLQFKRVQFTPDLLPADLLGSTVYDMQSGRFEFRPGPIFTNLLMADEINRTPPKTQAALLEAMAERQVSIDGVTHRLPAPFIVLATDNPIEYEGTYPLPEAQLDRFTIRLELNYLSEPEEVSMLRRRIDRGSTEPAVGQVVDADELIAMRESVEQVTVHDDVLRYVVSLAAATRQHPQIAVGASPRAELDLVQLARARALLFGRDYVIPEDVKSLAVPAIAHRISLRPEMWVRRVHGSDVVQELLRRLPVPRAEA
- a CDS encoding DUF58 domain-containing protein, coding for MTEARAADAELTWRASPLTAALVTCAAVAFVVAVIGGCWQLVAFAAPLIGVLCSIGWQRPVPSARVHAQPGAHRCFETEQVRVTVWADAEPETVFVAVSAATGMQCDVVERGPRQTVEVSADRWGRYPIRAHLRVAARGGLLEGRGVVDAATVYVFPQAPPQPTAIPRTELLDRLGTHLTRHIGPGVEYADVRRYVPGDQLRTVNWPVSARRGSLHVTQRLTDRAADVVVLVDNYPQPAGPATEAADRTARGAVQVVQSALRGGDRAGVVALGDRQPRWLGADIGRRQFYRVLDAMLAVDDGFETTPGTLAPRAAVPPGAIVVAFSTMLDTEFALALIDLRKRGHTVVAVDVLEGAPFAEDTDRLVARMWALQRSFMYRDMGTIGVDVVSWRAVDTLEAAMQLVPDHRRPVGRPR
- a CDS encoding MFS transporter, with translation MPSDVRRAITGASIGNAVEWFDFAIYGFLATFIAANFFPAGNETAALLNTFAIFAAAFFMRPLGGFVFGPLGDRIGRQRVLAIVILLMSAATVAIGLLPTYASIGVAAPLLLLLLRCLQGFSAGGEYGGGAVYLAEFASDKRRGLTVTFMAWSGVLGFLLGSATVTLLQALLPAAAMESYGWRIPFLIAGPLGLVGLYIRLRLDDTPQFAELSKTDQIAESPLREAVTTAWRPILQVIGLFIVFNVGYYVVFTFLPTYFIKTLEFSKTSAFVSMTLASLVALILILPLAALSDRIGRKPMLIGASVTFAVLGYPLFLLLNSGSLTAAVIAHCCLAAIESVYVSAAVSAGVELFATTVRYSGFSIGYNLCVAGFGGTTPYVVTWLTAETDNPVAPAFYLIVAAVVSLAAVLTMRETAARPLPQTTDQPVPAPLGR
- a CDS encoding aminopeptidase; the encoded protein is MNMRRLVLLLGAVVLVIGVIGLLVPVSIAGPDNQKIGCGNAVAADYAPARNVDNRNPVNLPVLNELIPHTDYVAQCESAVSQRRTWTIPVAVIGLVILVGGFFVGNRVGGARTG
- a CDS encoding DMT family transporter; the protein is MVSHGLAVLLALLAAVFLAIGIVVRQRATMDVAPEHGVSSVMVLTLLRRPLWWAGTAAAVTGFCFQALALVFGSLLLVQPILVSALLFALPLSARLANRRVTRGEWLWASALTAALGVFVVLAKTRPGDYEASAPLTAVVALVCVAAVTACVVVAVRRPGWRRAVLLAVAVGVLFGVVAVLTKVVMHMLTHNGLLAVLSTPIPYLLVLLGVIAVFLQQSAFHAGSLQTSVPTMLVLEPVIAVVLGAVVLGEHMTVNGVKAAAITVAVVAMMASTIALGREEGALEEELEAAVAGRADT
- a CDS encoding SpoIIE family protein phosphatase, with amino-acid sequence MVRHASDFYTRYAEALNAYLRSGDEAVLAVGHDLGRQALIERMSMLEIIENHWRLVSAGGPDTDAGPGGALQFLLQTLAALDIATRGFLDGTKRYAQQRARADNLADRDAFRTALVNSLQEGFFVADDTGTIVEINDAFADITGYGADDLPYQMPHPWVEDPATANQHLSEVARRGAGTAEIAIRHRDGRSRWVVLSMNVIAEHASDRMAYVGTVRDITAPRAAAARDGAVARLATAVSLATNVDEVLSILLAQCASPLDVARVIAVIWPHTDGDPTIHVAGDPAVSSWDELDPDWQRTFDDARDWLPLTVNTVGAAPSAGTTRGFAAALSSKRDVVICLEHHRPRVVSTEDRRLVSALVGHLGLAMQHVRQFESARETSLTLQRSMLAPSTLPAGFVVRYEPAVSPLEIGGDFYDVLPVAEQRIGVVVGDCVGRGLSAAAVMGQLRASARALLLTGAEPSDVLAHLDSVAELIPAAFCTTVFVAVIDTETGSVHYSNAGHVPPVLITGASPPELLTDGRSVPLAVQSEEPRPQATRALTSGSTLLLYTDGLVERRGDAIDSQIERLGEVLAETTAQPIESVADAVLAKLMPDNGFDDDVAIVLYRLERAPLRIDTEAAAIRLSEVRHRLAAWLRGNDVPDQLADDIVLVVNEACSNCVEHAYRGRDPGRMRVEADIRGHEMHIRVIDGGSWKTPPADPGTRGRGLMLMRAVSDGVDLDGTPAGTTVEMSFRLPTTSRG
- a CDS encoding anti-sigma regulatory factor translates to MATDFVVDISDSTDIVTARQAGHELARQLGFSLTDVTMIATAISEIALNITSYAGHGEIRIGVQLRDGRQALVVYAEDDGPGIADVERAMEDGYSTGRGLGLGLPGARRLMDRLQIESRPGRGTVIEMWKWVPDDG
- a CDS encoding STAS domain-containing protein; the protein is MPGTDPITTSVTHQDGVAVVAVGGDVDVATVAALEASITDALAAKPTALVIDLSDVDFLASAGLQTLVATNEAVSKTTAFAVVANGPATSRPIQLTGLDSVFSLYSTLAEALAAVGAASQN
- a CDS encoding S53 family peptidase — translated: MLALLAAGVLVFAADLRPAAPPDDTIAGPYAYLLASSTDLGPSRNGDAQLTLALHRRDRPAAVFDWAERRDLTVRWQQGANWAVVEGAAQSLARAFGVEVHDYRGRRGQVFYASPQQPRVPDVLRGDVDELGRILGYIPHHTSHLPMVPLDVPDKGLSPVALRHAYNLDPLTADGYTGKGVTIVFFAFDGFEQADLDLFADTFGLPRFTPEVVGGDLDTPRGETTMDLQVAHAVAPDARKVVVNARSTVAGDGTFEKVGELFAETDRRFPGAVWSLSIGWGCDRLITAADVAPVRSALAAAHDNGTTAFNASGDLAGMECKGGDEWSSPPGEDDVGLDSVASLPEVTDVGGTTLSTAADGRWLAEQAWFDVPLSVGTGGGVSALFDRPEWQRDVLPDENPDRRLTPDVAAVADPFTGVRIVFKQTQLVGGGTSQSAPIWAGFAAVMNQYLLANGGQAIGDLNPKLYRIAAGAPLPAFRDVTLGGNAVADAAAGYDLVTGLGTPDVDNLVRNLLTLQESGE